ATGCCCAATCCATCTCCAGCGGTATTTCATATGTATGGTGGCATGTCTGAGGATTTTGTTCTTGCATGTAAATTCtcatttgagatttttttaGGCCAAAATATCTTGCAGATCTGTGGTTGTTCATGTTATAATAATAGAACCTGAACCCTGGAGTCATAAATTTTACAACTTCAGTAAAGAGTCATTGCTCATTATAATGCCTCCTTGAGAagtataaaagtttttttttttaccgtgtaatatattttcaatatatgactaACCTGGCCCCACTCTGGGGTCTGAACCTTAAATCCTgtggtcatgaatttcacaacgtttggtatacatgtatatatattataatcatGTATTCATTTTGCCTCCATGATGTTAAGAAGTAAAGGAGCTTTTCTAAGATATAAcgcattttcaatatacatgtatgaccatCTTCACCCCACCCTGGACCTGAATCTACgggtcatgaattttacaatttttgtagaagGCTCTTTGCTtattataatcatgcaaacacATTGCTTCCTTTTTGTCCACAAGTAAAGACGATTTTCgaagatataatgcattttcaatatatgacctTTGCCTCATCCCAAGGTCatggatttcacaattttggtagaggtctcaTTGCTtattataatcatgcaaacagTTTGATTGCTTGATGTCCAAGAGTGAAGAAGATAATTCatgattacattaattttgatagttttggccccaccctacggGAGGGAGTGTCCatgtaatgtataatttttgttcccctttaCCCATATATGCTATATACcaaaatgcattaaaattggtTCAGCCATTCatgagaagaagctgaaaatgtttaaaagtttACGACCAATGCAGGTCGCATGTCAGTGGATGAAAACAGATAGCAACAGCGagtaactcaggtgacttaaaaatctttaaaaatcacaacaactGTTAAATTCTTTTCATCACAGGATTCAATTACTTTcctaatttcaaataaaaaagaattaaactACAACTAAGTACTGCAAAGTAACCAATTTTCACAGCATGGTCATATCCTCCATAGAAGAAATGAAACAAAGATGAACAACTCCATGAAAACTTCTGCCCCAAAAATCCCCATCCATTGTTCAgaatctttctctctctccagaTGGATGCAAAAGATAAAAAGAGCTTCCTTTccatttttattatacattgtaatatatttaACAGCAGAATAGAATAATTATAGCAGTTAAGATTATTTGCACTTTGAGTGTTGTTTCTTACCTGATTTAGCTCTATAAcacattattaaaaaaaatatagaggGACATAATGTTCTAATGCACATGACAAGTTTATGGAGAAAAGGAGCTAGCACAATGTCATTTTCTCTGAATTCCACTGCTTGTCGAATCCTTTGGGCAACCAAACCTGGCTCCATTCCAGTGGCTGTGGTGCTGTCcatttctgaaagaaaaaaaaatgaatgtcaAAGCATGTAATCAACTCTAATTCCATCAAATATATCATTGTTTACTTTCAAATTCAAACTGCAACTGTCACTTTCTAGGATTCAACACTTTCTATTATATTGCAACTTGATGGTTAAAAATGTGGCTTTGTGGTCCCCCTTCACAAAAAACATACACAATGTTCTTAACACAATCAGTATCGTGTAACTGAACGTAAACCTACTTAGAAAAATGCATCTGCTTGTGTGTCAAGCTATATGGTTTAAATACCTCTTCTATATGACATGTCCAGAAGAAAATCAGTTAAGTGATAGAACTTTCACAAGAAGATTTGCAAAGGAATATATTGACTATCACTCAAAGATTCTTCATgacataaaattgccaaaagaTCACGCTAAGTGATCCAAAACACAAGGAAATGATTTCTGAACTCTTCCTCACACCCAGTGACATAAAccttattaaatgtgtattaatATGACATTCAGATATTCCAATTCGAGTATCGGTCTTATTGGGACAATTCTAATGCTTACTGTTGTATGTTGATCCATCTCCACACACTGCATTCTGGGATAGGTTGGTTTGAATGTAGCCAGGACTAACAACACACACATGGATATTGTCACTGGAAACCTCTGCTCTCAGAGTGTCGAAAAAAGCTTGAAAAGCATGCTTGGAGGCTGCATCTAGAAAAAAACTGCTGAATCAAACACCAAGCAAAAGTTTCTCTATATCTGTAGACAAATTTACTAAACAAGAGGCTTATGTGTCATGATGCTCACCCGAGTTATAACACTGGTAAATCAAGGAGCAAATTTTCAGcatgctgattttaaaaatcacagaCACTTAACAGGGCATGCATGGACATGATTTTTGATCGATTGAATTGACAGatttttgttataaaaatgaAGAGCATTTGCAAAGAAgtggattaaaaatatttttatataagatATACTTTGTATTTGCATAAAATCTGGCTATCATTAAAAATTGTGTAAACTTTTCAACATGCTTTTCAAAGCCAGGAAATCATGTGCGGAGGTGAGAACACCAAGATTTCTACAACGTATGTCAAAAGcactcaatattttgatatacattattGATCAATCAATCTAGGGAGCAgcataaacaaaaacaaaaaagaattgaaaattttaattgtaAAAGCTTTTATTCACTGAAGTTGCCAACTTTGGGTCATGCTGATAGTTGCttgacatgtaaacataaacagaaCTCATGccttcttttaaaaatgaaactaCATCCTTGTgtcagtttttgaaatttaggCTTGTTGCTATGTTTTACATGATTCaaatattatcaattaaatatataactaATTAGTTACAGAGGGCTTCTCACTAGATTTGATCACTTACTCTCCCATCTCATAACCCAGTGAAAGTTTAAAAAtggttttttatttcttttgtatttCAGATAAAAAGGCAGTTTTAGAATATGCCATTAACTGCCTGTTGTACACAATCACAACATGGTGACCAATCAATGATGACACGGTGACCAATCAATGATGACACGGTGACCAATCAGTGACAACATGGTGACCAATCAATGATGACACGGTGACCAATCAGTGACAACATGGTGACCAATCAATGATGACACGGTGACCGATCAGTGACAACATGGTGACCAATCAATGATGACACGGTGACCGATCAATGACAACACATTGACCAACAAACAGGATTCTTGTGTTATGCTAAACTTCTGTtatttagtcatttttatcCTTTTTTTGTACTAAGGCTTTCTGTCATCATCATCATGAATGAGTGTGTTTCTATTTCATTAAATGTGCATTTCAGATGGTCCATTAGGCCAAAAAGAGGCTTAATCAAAGATTTGAACATTTGGGGAATTTCATACAGGACACAGACTTGTGTTTCTGTGGATTTGTTATTGCAAAGATAAAGAGTTAGTCTTCCTTTCTATTACAGCTACTGATAGATTCTGTTACACTCTGGTTATCTGAGGGATATCCCTGCTTCAAAATGGTGTCTATAAGTGACATTATGACCTTTGGCCTCCTATAGGCGTTATTCATTAGAAATTGAAGCTATGACATCACCATCTTCTGGATTTAAACATCTGTGgtcattttcacaaaaaatcttatgacaaagataaaaaaaatttctctaCCTTTATACCCAACTGGGTGCAACTATGCCCTAAGTAAGAATGCCAGTTTTATCAcctatgtatatacatgtacttaattttgCTCATTCTGAAATATGCGAGTGGATCGAGAATTATAAAAGAATTACaatgttttaaacttttcaccTTAATAATCATAAGATTTTATGTGTAAAGGTCCACTGATGCTTTCCCACTTACATGCTGATCGGTATGGAATGGCGATTTTCCCTTGCACACTGCTTACACCTACAATGGATCCACCTCCTTGTTGTTTCATGTGTGGTAAAACCTCTAAAACAGATATCAATGCAGGGTTACACAGGAGGAACTCAGTTTAGTGTTTCTGTAAAAATCAGTAATTGCTAGCTTTATTCCTTGCATATTAGTTATCTTAATCCCACATTTATTCATAAGAATTTCCATTTGTGAATCATTAAATTTAATAGTAAAAGCATTCGCATGAAGTAACATTCACTGGTATTTACATTGACATAATGATTGGCTGATTCAAGGAAAAAATATTAGCAAGAAAGACATGCTTGCAAAACTCGTAGATTTTTCTCGCATGCAGGCAATAATTGGTTTATACTGTATTCTTTGTGAGACACTGTTAAAATTTTCATAGGATCCAATTTTCAATGTTCAAACTATTTCCATCGAATCAAAATAGTGTAAGAACAGGAAAGGTAAACGACAATTCTTCAACCAAGAAATCTAGACACTCCCCTCTCCCACCAAACATGCTATTTTTTGCAAACCACACAAATTTTTGACCCTATGGAAATGAGTCTGAGTGACTTTCCTTATTTTATACACATATACCAGTTTTTCTTTGCAGTAATTAATGCAAGTAAATatgatgattttcttttatcataatGTGTCTCCTTTCACTTTTTTGGTCTAATGGCAATGAAATTGTAGGggaaatagtacatgtatgtattgtgtgTGTTGTGCATGGGTAATATTCACCAGAGTCAATAATACCAGGTTCACTGTGAAGCTGTGCTCACATTTTGTAGACCCCTTGTTTCCTGTAGTACGGATATCCGTAGCTTTATTCCTGGATACAGTAGAGGGTATTCAACTTTTGTAGTTGGATACAGAATTTATTTCACAAGTGTCAAGTGGGCAGGAAACTTTGATATTCTAACTTACAATGTCTATCCATCACAAAGTAATGGATCTGGATAAAACATTTGGGATAGATGGACAAAAAGATGGACACAGTGATTCAGTATTACCCTAAACTTGTAGTTTGTGGAGGGTATAATCCAGATTTTATAAACAATCTATCAGTCCAGTGGTCTGGTAAAAGCTAGCAGCATTGACCAGTGTGTAAGAAACATATTTTTGAAAGGTCTGACACTCATGTCAGAAGTTTCATCATGTAAAGTTTCAGTGGTAAAGTTCAAACAGTACTTGAGGTATACGTAAGTAAAATGTGGAGGCCCAAACATCCAGGTGTCCCTCACCACATATTATAAGCCGGCTGAGTTCGACTTGACTAAAAATCTAATAAATGCAATCGtagaatttgtttgtttttttctgtATGTGCTGTACAAAGTCAATATCAATAAACCAGTGCTTCAAACCAGGATTTTAAGCCAGTCCTGCTTTGTGAAAAAATACCTTAGTAtacagaatgtacatgtaaattgtttcAGAGTCAGTTTTATGACAAACATGATAAACACTCCCTTCTTGGTCTATAACAAGACCTCAAAATATTGTGTTACTAGTTTGTTTaaaggaagacaattttttcatttataaatattcaCAACGTCGATTCGAGTGCCTGTGTACATACAATATGACATAACTGCTAAAGTATGTAAAACAAgttaaatttttttcttcttcaaactCACCTTTCACCAATGCAATTTGTCCAAAATAATTGACTGCCATTACTTTTTCGTCCACACATATTTGTGTATCACTTATCTCCCCCCTGTAGCTGACTCCTGCATTGTTGATGAGAATGTCTATTTGTCCAAATATTTTCAATCCCTTGGAGACATACTCCTGCATATTTTTGTAGTCCATCAAATCCATGATCAGAATTTCTGGAGAAAATGTGTCTGGCAACTAGCAAGAAAACCAAATATACACTGAGAaataatatgaacaaaatctaaatacatgttGTTTTGCTAAAACAGATCAACAAAAGTAGTAGTGTAATACAGTACCTGTGTGAAAGACACCAATAGAAAGtgtttttaacattaaaagagATAAAGGGATAAGCTAACATAATTTCTGGTCTATGACACATAATTAATGGTagaatattattaaaaaaatattctactGAAAATTTATTCGGTATGGATGAAATTGTCTATATATAGTGTCTGTTTACTGTGGccattaaataaacattttaggtCAGTGTCTCAGAATATATGTACAGGCAACCATTTCTTCTCTGAcatgtgaaaaatattttaaaatctaaaattgacaacatacatgtatatttgttaaTTATCAATTGATAGAATACCACTACAGGTTTCTTTTATTagtaaaattaattgaaatCTTTATTccattaattaatttaattatgaCATCATGTATGACAAAAATGAAACACTGCATGCTAAATTTCCACACATGAAACTTGTTATATCAATGAAACATCATTCattgtatcttgtttattaCTAAATGGAACTAAAAAAATGTTGAATGGAGAAGTCATGTTAAGCAAATGGATATATACACAAACTGTTCACTGTTTTAAGACAAGTAGCAGACAAAAATGTTTACATAGACCTAGTGAGAGACAAAGTGaattttaaaggaagtcagttAGAGTTGACAATATCAACCtcacaaaatttatttacaagacttaattttaatcaaatttcaCAATATGACTTGAAATTACAACATTTCCATGCAGGTGTACTGAACATCTAGCTGCCAcaatagctgcaataatgtagccctctcaaCTTAATTCTGACACATTGCAGCTACTATCACATTGTCATTTTTATGCAAGACTTTCCAACTTTTGcaaagaaataatatttaatgttTCTAAATACACTTGTACTCAAGTTACAAGCTTTTTTAACttcaaattgaattaatgatcgaCTGACCAGAAAGGAGTTCGACTGtactttttgtatttttgaGTGTCAATTAATGTTGCAAGCAACTCTAGATTAATATAATCATGTCtgaataatttataaaatcacACTCTTTCAAatgacatattttcaaaattagtcaaaatacaataaacaaattAAATGGTTCAAATGCTAGGTTGCATGTTTTCTGAAACACTCTATACACATACTAAGCAAATTTGTCAAAGAGTTAACATCAACTATGTTACACAGAAAAACAATCTTATCAAGATTCTGACAATGACAcagaacaaaatgaaataaaataataataaaatagaaGTATGAAGAAAAGAATGTGACTAGAATAATAAACATTATTAGTCCAAAGAAAATCACTGGAGTCTGAAGAAACTAACAAGTTCATTTTAGACACTGCAGCAATTACCAAGgaaattgtatttaattttaaaagttctgTGATACTTAGTTTATTTGTTCAAtcaaggaaaaagaaaaaagatacaAGAAACACCACAGCAGAAAATATTTCTAGGAAAACTGCTAAACACAACAGTGCCATTGTATATTCAAATTTGACAACTATATGCATTTCCACAAGAAAACAACTTCTTTACCTTTCtccttcatacatgtacacaagtaTATTGGAAATGTTCCGAGTTACAGTTGAAAATATATTCCTTTTAccagtttttttaaaaaccagtGCAATGACACTCATTGTGCAGCGATATTCAATATAAAATCATCCACCGAACACACATACCTGCTTCTTAATGACTTCTTCTCTCACTTTATTTAATTCCTCGTGGTTTCTCCCTGCCATGATAACCCTGCAGCCTGCTTGATGGAAAGTCGCAACACATGCTAAAATACAACTTGGAATTAATTCATATTAACGAGATATATAGTATTCTGAACATTGGCATTTGACTTACCTGAATGCTCCTGCCATCGCACAATGGTTTTGTGATACTTCAAGAGGGAACAATCAAGTGTAAATACATCTAGTGAAGACTTCATTCACCAAAttaatattaaatataatatatcTTCGTACTTGTCAATGATCAATGGATAtaagtttggtttttttttttacaagaactCAAACTACTACAGTTTATATAAATACAAACCTTTCCCTAAGCCTGAATTGGCTCCCGTAATCAAAACTATCTTCCCCTTTAAATCTTTCCTCCTTTTGTGAGACAGgacaatattgaaaatgtaaagcAGTCCCAGTGGACAGCCTATGATACTAAATACTGAATGCCAAGACATGATTTACTTACAACCTGAAACAAAATAAGTCTATTAAGTTATGTGGCTGACTGTGTAAGTGTCGTGCATATTTAGTATTTCATAaagataataatatatatttattatatacccatcaatgtatcgttctctgatactgtggatttcacagcctGTGATCCGGATTTCCGGATCatcactgtggttttctgattctgtataagtatcctctgaaactgatgacgtcacaatgcatcaacgcaacgttatttgtgaaaaattttgaccggttcacaaacaaaactgcgtacacaaaatataatttcactgtatgtctgtatttttgataatttggattacatttagtatcttgtaaatgtggatttaaaatgcataagagggtatatattataataaatttatcatttactACAGTAGGCCTAACTTGATCAGAAGAGTTGGAttacgtctcgttgacaggcgcagatcatcagatcaaaatcgacgcttcgcgtctcgtgtgatctgatgatccgcgcctgtcaactcgacgtgatccgactcttcgaaTCAGGTTACTATAGTaataatagagggcgaagccctctcacggcccaaagggccgtgagagcggagctctccctataggtaacacgtatatacatgtttaaaagggaaatattggaaaataatgaaaaattaaaccatacctatggaacttgaaaagtttggtaccaatggcgtcgattcgaatattagcgcgtggacatgtattcctccattttgaatatcgtctaccctagttcacgtcgttctgagatgttacataaaatccgtaaaagcatgtaaatcttattttcttaatcatatatagatctaatcactccacgattaacgccatgttttttgttgtggttcaaacgctatgtttgtaaatttgctaaataacgacgctgaatatgacgtcacaatgtactgtttacatcaattgcgttatatttcccgcgttcaatatataggcggatcaaatgtccaaaattaggatgctttgatacagctccgtccgcgtgctaacttcaggttgtttttgttctgtttaggatatagatactaatgccaaaattgttttgcttcgccctcaaacacggtcacgccgtaaaacatattaaacaacaataatacattctgtatgcaatgaaaaaggccgttataaaactaaataaaattaaccaataaattcaaaatggtaaaaatgtaaccgTAATGTTAtcgtttattattattttaagaaactcatgaactcgttcatctatttagtcgtattacggttttatatgtaattatttgctaaaacctgttacaatgaaaattatagagggcgaagccctctcacggcccgaagggccgtgagagcggagctctccctataggtaacacgtatatacatgtttaaacgGAAAAATtaggaaaaaatgaaaaactataccatacctatggaacttgaaaattttggtactaatggcgtcgattcgaatattatcgcgtggacatgtatttctccattttgaatctcgtctaccctagttcacgtcgttctgagatgttacataaaattcgcaaaagcatgtaaatcttattttcttaatcatatataatcacttcACGATTAatgccatgtttgttgttgtggttcaaacgctatgtttgtaaatttcctAAATAACGacactgaatatgacgtcacaatgtactgtttacatcaattgcgttatatttcccgcgttcaatatgtaggcggatcaaatatccaaaattaggatgctttgatacagttccgtcctcgtgctaacttcgggttgtctttgttctgttttggatatagataccaatgccaaaatttgtttgcttcgccctcaaacacggtcacgccgtaaaacatattatatatatttattatatacccatcaatgtatcgttcgttgatactgtggatttcacagtgtgtgatccggttttccggatcaccacactgtggttttctgattccgtatcagtatcctctgaaactgatgccgtcacaatgcatcaacgcaacgttatttgtggaaaatattgaccgcgtcacaaacaaaactgcgtacacaaaatataatttcatggtatgtctgtgtttttgataattcgGATTGCATttagtatcttataaatgtggatttaaaaggcggaagggggtatataataaatttatcattactacagtaacttgatccgaagagtcggatcacgtctcgttgacaggcgcggatcatcagatcaaactcgacgcttcgcgtctcgtgtgatctgatgatccacgcctgtcaactcgacgtgatccgactcttcggatcaagttactatagtaataatatatatgtatcatcaGAGGTTCGAAGCGTAAACAGAAAGTAAGTAAAGGTAAAGTGAAAGTAGATATACTAGTACTAAGCATTAAAACGTCCCCGCTTCTGTTTATATGCTATGTTTCACAATTCTTTGAAAACTTAAACATGGTAATGTTTATCAATTTTCAGTTTACATCAATTGTTCGTTGAAatacctcaaaatcaatttcaTCCCAACACCGAACACGGTTGACCACCGACCACCACCAAAAACAAAGTTGGCGGAACCGGAATTTGTACCATGCGTGAACTCGTATAAAATGAGGCACGACTGCGCATAATCTTTGTCAGGTTTTTGTCGAGACAAGAAAGCTGttatttcaaaaaatgaaacaagGAATTTGCAGTCAAGAAGACACGTTATTATGACTATGACAAGTTGTGAACACATAATTGAGTATAAGTCTATATATGGAACCAACCAATTTCGAATAATTCATGCATATTTTATCGCTGCTTCGTCGGATAATGCCAGACGaagaaaggtgttttgtttgtttgacaaTCCCAGTTTATTATTAGATTTCCTTTTATTTGAAGtgaaaaatatctttatattatataaagGTGTTATGATATGACTTGTCGTTTATTATCCGGCTTCAttaatttaaaatggaaaatagaCCCAAATGTTGACAAGGAAATCAGATAATTTTCTGTTAATTTAGGGACAGTCTGGGGTATGTCACACCTGCCGTTTTCCATCCTTCAGACTTCATGCCTGTCTATATTGTGTCTACTTTGGCTGTTATACAACCAAACACATACATGAGCATGCCTTTTCCAAGAACCACAACTTGGGTAACAATCAATTTAGAAGTGGCAAAATCCTGTCTTTTCTTTCATGCTGCAAAAGATGATATTTGAAATcagaatatgaatatttatggAAATATGTATTAAATAATTGGTGCGGTTATATTTTACACAGCTGCAGACATGACTTATGGGACGATTTACTGCTTTGAATGTGGAGACTATGTGTATGACAAAGAACTGGAGAGCATTGCACAACTTCAAACCGACAAAGCTTCCAAATCATTAGGTTTCACATTTTATTCTtggaatatgaaataatttaaaatcttaGAAATGATATTAATGACAATTGACAGTGTTGGAGGAATTTGCTAGAATATAATCTGTGAGGTCAAGAAATTCTGTTGGAAAATAAAACTTGAGTCTGAACGggatgatttttatttttaaaatagtatGTAAAGATTGAGGGGTTATTTAGAAATTCTGGACCCAGTTGCTCAAAAATTAGCTAATTTTAACTGACAATTAACATCAAGTTATTGCTGTATAAATGTAAAAGTTATAATGACAATTAAGTTTACTAGCATTTGTGCAACAGGGTCCAGATATTGAGGTTACAATTTCTATTCTACCATGTTGATGTTTGTAAACTTGTGCATACTATGAACCAATAAATCTTTTGATGCAACAATTATATTTTGATGTCAGGGGTTTATAGAAAATTTAACACAGTTAAACTGTAGTAGAATTGATGCATATTACAATAGATATAAtcataataattttttaatacatgtaagaaTGTTTTATAGATGGCACataacaattttcaaaactaaacACTGTGTTAAAGATACTCATCGTTGTCTCattgtattttcaatcaaaGCAGGGTTGAAGTCTTACAGTTTCATAGCATGGGAACCAACAGATGTAGAAGTTGAAATTCTAAGACAGAATCCCAAGAGAAGAAAAGTAGAAAATAAGTCAACTATAGGTAAACTGTTTACGTATCACATTGTAACATGCCCTCAGTTTTAAGCTTCACTGGTCTTTCTCTGATTGAAGTTTGACTGCAGTCTGTCTGCCATCTGTCttctgataacttttgaactacCATTTTTGACTTCTTGAGAACCAATGTACCAAAGCACGCCAAACTTTCCATATAGAATCCCTGGGTAAGGGTGATTTGACTTTCTTCAAATGATAGAGAAGTAAGTAAGAATTTACTAgaaaccactaaaccagaacaGTCAGACTTGTATGAAAGCATCTTTGTATACATCTTCACAATGTTAAAGCTGTGTGAATACACGACCCAAGACGTTACATATTTGCAAAGTCTTGAGATTGTGAAGATGCCTTTTATAATGATGACCAGGGTTGTCGCTATGGATTTTTCAAGGTGAGTCCTGGACTCGTTGTTTATGAGCAGCTCGAGTTCCATGAAAATTTAATGAGTCCAATGAAGATTACACACATCCTAATGATGTGTGATTTTTCTGCACCCCTATTCAGAATGAACGCAAGCTGATTCTTTCCTTTGTTTACTTTATTCTCTTACAAATTGCAATCATTAATGTAATTAAGAGATAAACTAATATTCATATGCTTACAGGATTGAGAGGACTAATCAATTTAGGAAATACGTGTTTCATGAACTGCATAGTGCAGTCTTTGATTCACACCCCGGTGCTACGTGATTTTTTCCTTGCTGATAAGCACAACTGTCAGATGACCTCGGTAGAAGCCCAGCAGTGCCTTGTGTGTGAGTTGGCAAAGCTTTTCCAAGAGGTATATagatgtttgttattttcatagGGTTTGATACTATAGCTACCTTTCCTACAGAAcacattttgtacatatttcTGAAACTGGAAAGGATATGTAATAGCATGCATCAAAGAGATCGTGATGAACATGAAAATTTAAGATACTGTTGCATCCGAAAGTTGTTTGAAAATCTATTTGAACAAATATACCCGATGTTTTGAATGTTCATAAATGTGtcatttttcagttttattctgGTAATAGAACTCCGCATATTCCGTATCGTC
This genomic window from Ostrea edulis chromosome 4, xbOstEdul1.1, whole genome shotgun sequence contains:
- the LOC125671153 gene encoding dehydrogenase/reductase SDR family protein 7-like isoform X1, producing MSWHSVFSIIGCPLGLLYIFNIVLSHKRRKDLKGKIVLITGANSGLGKACVATFHQAGCRVIMAGRNHEELNKVREEVIKKQLPDTFSPEILIMDLMDYKNMQEYVSKGLKIFGQIDILINNAGVSYRGEISDTQICVDEKVMAVNYFGQIALVKEVLPHMKQQGGGSIVGVSSVQGKIAIPYRSAYAASKHAFQAFFDTLRAEVSSDNIHVCVVSPGYIQTNLSQNAVCGDGSTYNKMDSTTATGMEPGLVAQRIRQAVEFRENDIVLAPFLHKLVMCIRTLCPSIFFLIMCYRAKSGKKQHSKCK
- the LOC125671153 gene encoding dehydrogenase/reductase SDR family protein 7-like isoform X2; this translates as MKSSLDVFTLDCSLLKYHKTIVRWQEHSACVATFHQAGCRVIMAGRNHEELNKVREEVIKKQLPDTFSPEILIMDLMDYKNMQEYVSKGLKIFGQIDILINNAGVSYRGEISDTQICVDEKVMAVNYFGQIALVKEVLPHMKQQGGGSIVGVSSVQGKIAIPYRSAYAASKHAFQAFFDTLRAEVSSDNIHVCVVSPGYIQTNLSQNAVCGDGSTYNKMDSTTATGMEPGLVAQRIRQAVEFRENDIVLAPFLHKLVMCIRTLCPSIFFLIMCYRAKSGKKQHSKCK